In a genomic window of Agrobacterium tumefaciens:
- the traG gene encoding Ti-type conjugative transfer system protein TraG gives MKGRAKPHPSALLIIVPIVVTGFTFYAAHWRWPELAAGITGKPQYWFLRASPLPVLLFGPLAGLLAVWALPLHRRRPVALASFLCFLLMAGFYGLREFGRLQPLVESGVLTWDQALSFVDMIAVVGAAMGFMAAAVAARISSVVPEQVTRARRGTFGDADWLPMSAAARLFPDDGEIVIGERYRVDKELVHELPFDPNDPATWGRGGKAPLLTYAQDFDSTHMLFFAGSGGFKTTSNVVPTALRYTGPLICLDPSTEVAPMVVDHRRDKLDREVVVLDPANPVMGFNVLDGIEHSLKKEEDIVGIAHMLLSESVRFESSTGSYFQSQAHNLLTGLLAHVMLSPEYAGRRNLRSLRQIVSEPETSVLAMLRDVQEHSASAFIRETLGVFVNMTEQTFSGVYSTASKDTQWLSLDNYAALVCGNTFKSSEIAGGKKDVFLNVPASILRSYPGIGRVIIGSLINAMIEADGAFTRRALFILDEVDLLGYMRVLEEARDRGRKYGVSMMLMYQSVGQLERHFGKDGAVSWIDGCAFASYAAIKALDTARNVSAQCGEMTVEVKGSSRNLGWGTKNSASRKSESITFQRRPLIMPHEITQSMRKDEQIIIVQGHSPIRCGRAIYFRRKDMDIQARPNRFAKLGP, from the coding sequence ATGAAGGGAAGGGCCAAACCTCATCCAAGCGCGTTGCTTATCATCGTTCCCATCGTCGTCACCGGTTTTACCTTTTACGCCGCCCACTGGCGCTGGCCTGAATTGGCCGCCGGCATCACCGGCAAACCGCAATACTGGTTCCTGCGGGCGTCACCGTTACCGGTCCTTTTGTTCGGGCCTCTGGCTGGATTGCTGGCGGTCTGGGCGCTGCCCCTCCATCGGCGAAGGCCCGTGGCGTTGGCAAGCTTTCTCTGCTTTCTCCTGATGGCCGGCTTTTACGGGTTGCGCGAGTTCGGGCGGCTTCAGCCGCTCGTAGAGAGCGGTGTGCTGACCTGGGATCAGGCGCTCTCATTCGTCGACATGATTGCGGTCGTTGGCGCAGCGATGGGATTCATGGCGGCCGCGGTCGCGGCGCGCATCTCCAGCGTCGTGCCCGAACAGGTGACGCGCGCCAGGCGCGGAACATTCGGAGATGCAGACTGGCTGCCGATGTCGGCGGCGGCACGGCTGTTTCCCGATGATGGCGAAATCGTCATCGGTGAGCGCTACAGGGTCGACAAGGAACTCGTCCATGAGCTGCCGTTCGATCCGAACGATCCGGCCACCTGGGGACGTGGTGGCAAAGCCCCGCTGCTGACCTACGCCCAGGATTTCGATTCGACCCACATGCTTTTCTTCGCAGGCTCTGGTGGCTTCAAGACCACCAGCAACGTCGTGCCGACGGCGCTCAGATATACGGGTCCGCTCATTTGCCTGGATCCGTCCACCGAGGTGGCCCCGATGGTCGTTGACCACCGAAGAGATAAACTCGACCGAGAGGTCGTTGTGCTCGATCCGGCAAATCCGGTCATGGGATTTAACGTGCTCGACGGCATCGAGCACTCGCTAAAAAAGGAAGAGGACATTGTCGGCATCGCGCACATGTTGCTCTCGGAAAGCGTGCGCTTCGAATCGTCGACTGGCTCTTACTTCCAATCGCAGGCGCACAATCTGCTGACCGGTCTTCTGGCGCATGTGATGCTGTCACCGGAATATGCAGGACGGCGAAACCTGCGCAGCCTGCGCCAGATCGTCTCCGAGCCGGAAACCTCCGTGCTCGCCATGCTGCGCGACGTACAGGAACACTCCGCGTCCGCCTTCATCCGCGAAACGCTCGGCGTCTTTGTTAACATGACCGAGCAAACGTTCTCAGGCGTATATTCGACGGCATCGAAGGATACGCAATGGCTGTCGCTCGATAATTACGCGGCACTGGTTTGCGGCAACACGTTCAAATCGAGCGAGATCGCTGGCGGAAAGAAAGACGTGTTTCTCAATGTCCCCGCATCGATCCTGCGGTCCTATCCTGGTATCGGTCGGGTGATCATCGGCTCGCTGATCAACGCGATGATCGAAGCGGATGGTGCGTTCACGAGGCGAGCGTTGTTCATTTTGGACGAAGTCGATCTGCTTGGCTACATGCGCGTGCTTGAAGAGGCGCGCGATCGCGGTCGCAAGTATGGCGTCAGCATGATGCTGATGTACCAGTCCGTCGGGCAACTGGAACGGCACTTCGGAAAAGACGGTGCGGTGTCGTGGATCGACGGCTGCGCTTTCGCGAGCTACGCCGCGATCAAGGCACTGGATACCGCCCGCAACGTCTCAGCCCAATGTGGAGAAATGACTGTCGAAGTCAAAGGCAGTTCTCGCAATCTCGGCTGGGGTACGAAAAACAGCGCGTCGCGGAAATCCGAAAGCATCACTTTCCAGCGCCGCCCGCTAATAATGCCGCACGAAATCACACAATCGATGCGCAAGGACGAGCAGATCATTATCGTCCAGGGCCACAGTCCTATCCGCTGCGGACGGGCGATCTATT
- a CDS encoding conjugal transfer protein TraD: MTSDRKKGAREKFLLGDIVVRAGLSNADRAFLLGGLLEMTRVVPGTPEHQRIRDIGELAFRAAACSGRLERFAKASE, translated from the coding sequence ATGACATCTGACCGAAAGAAGGGAGCGAGAGAAAAGTTCTTGCTCGGTGACATTGTCGTTCGCGCGGGCCTGTCGAACGCCGATCGGGCTTTCCTGCTTGGCGGACTTCTCGAAATGACGCGGGTCGTGCCGGGGACACCTGAACATCAGCGTATTCGCGATATCGGGGAGCTCGCCTTTAGGGCCGCGGCATGCAGCGGCAGGTTAGAACGCTTTGCGAAGGCGTCGGAATGA